The following coding sequences lie in one Alloacidobacterium dinghuense genomic window:
- a CDS encoding (2Fe-2S)-binding protein: MRKSRDTELLEKNEEASASDQSNERPLFGRFSRRSFLSQLGAASIAATTAPLAHAAAAAPVAAEATEKAAVPGSVPVTLRINGQTHQLMLEPRVTLLDALRENLQLPGTKKGCDHGQCGACTVHVNGRRVNSCLSFAVMHQDDEITTIEGLALNGELHPVQAAFIEHDGFQCGYCTPGQIMSASALLKEPIGKEDADVREAMAGNICRCGAYNNIVAAVQQVRRAV, translated from the coding sequence ATGCGAAAGTCGCGTGACACAGAGCTTCTGGAAAAGAACGAGGAAGCATCCGCCTCCGACCAATCAAACGAGCGACCGCTTTTCGGCAGATTTTCGCGGCGCTCCTTCCTGTCACAACTGGGCGCAGCCAGCATTGCGGCCACAACTGCACCGCTGGCCCACGCTGCCGCCGCCGCTCCGGTCGCAGCGGAGGCGACGGAGAAAGCAGCGGTACCGGGATCGGTTCCCGTAACCCTGCGGATCAATGGGCAAACGCATCAGCTTATGCTCGAGCCGCGCGTAACGCTTCTCGACGCGTTGCGCGAGAACCTCCAACTGCCCGGCACAAAGAAGGGTTGCGATCACGGCCAGTGTGGAGCCTGCACGGTGCACGTCAATGGCCGGCGCGTGAATTCCTGCCTGAGCTTTGCCGTCATGCATCAGGACGACGAGATCACGACGATCGAAGGGCTGGCGCTGAATGGTGAACTGCATCCGGTGCAGGCGGCGTTCATCGAGCACGATGGATTCCAGTGCGGCTACTGCACGCCGGGACAGATCATGTCCGCCTCCGCGCTGCTGAAGGAGCCCATCGGCAAGGAAGATGCGGACGTCCGCGAAGCGATGGCAGGAAATATCTGCCGTTGTGGCGCCTATAACAACATTGTGGCTGCCGTGCAGCAAGTTCGGCGTGCGGTCTAA
- a CDS encoding NAD(P)/FAD-dependent oxidoreductase, giving the protein MKVWDAIVVGAGPAGCACAYDLAAAGKSVLLLDKAEFPRMKACAGGLTMKTVRALRYSVAPVVRQTIERMVLEERDSSRIPVRKKKSICVMTERSELDAFCVAKTIEAGAVSQRVRGIDKIDEEGNVVAVTTQDEVIRGRFLVGADGVNSQVRRMTSDAGWFRTAFAIEANVKRDSHKEDLVFDFAPVLAGYGWVFPKRDHINVGLYSMDKDEKLNRSRLSAYIAQRFGNDAKAENFVGQHAGFGAAQHRVEKNRVFLIGDAGGFVDLLTGEGIYGAVVSGQAAAAAIVAELERNAAAKETFVQLTASLRKNLQIAERIAGSFYANPQRGFRAMKTPLLRSAILKGYADGLDLSPLVETARRVLSRA; this is encoded by the coding sequence ATGAAAGTTTGGGACGCAATCGTAGTTGGCGCCGGGCCGGCGGGTTGTGCGTGTGCCTATGATCTGGCTGCCGCCGGCAAGTCCGTGCTGCTTCTGGATAAGGCCGAATTTCCACGCATGAAGGCGTGCGCGGGCGGCCTGACGATGAAGACGGTGCGCGCGCTGCGCTACTCGGTTGCACCGGTGGTGCGGCAGACGATTGAGCGGATGGTGCTTGAGGAGCGGGATTCGTCACGCATTCCGGTGAGAAAGAAGAAGTCGATCTGCGTGATGACCGAGCGGTCTGAGTTGGACGCCTTTTGCGTGGCGAAGACCATCGAAGCGGGCGCGGTCTCCCAGCGTGTTCGCGGGATTGACAAGATCGATGAAGAAGGCAATGTGGTTGCCGTCACGACGCAGGACGAAGTGATACGGGGGCGGTTTCTGGTGGGCGCGGATGGCGTCAACAGCCAGGTTCGGCGTATGACCAGCGATGCCGGGTGGTTTCGCACTGCATTTGCGATTGAAGCAAATGTAAAGCGAGATAGTCACAAAGAGGATCTCGTCTTCGACTTTGCGCCGGTCCTGGCAGGCTATGGGTGGGTCTTTCCGAAACGCGATCACATCAATGTCGGCCTCTACAGCATGGATAAGGATGAAAAACTCAACCGCAGCCGCTTGTCTGCCTACATTGCGCAGCGTTTTGGAAATGACGCGAAGGCAGAGAACTTCGTGGGGCAACATGCGGGATTCGGGGCGGCGCAGCACCGCGTAGAGAAAAACCGCGTCTTTTTAATCGGCGATGCGGGCGGCTTTGTCGATCTTCTTACCGGCGAGGGAATCTATGGAGCGGTGGTCAGCGGGCAGGCTGCGGCTGCTGCAATTGTTGCCGAGCTTGAAAGAAATGCAGCTGCGAAAGAGACCTTTGTTCAGCTCACGGCAAGTCTGCGAAAGAATCTTCAGATCGCCGAACGGATTGCGGGTTCTTTTTACGCCAATCCCCAGCGCGGATTTCGTGCTATGAAAACTCCGTTGCTGCGGAGCGCCATTCTCAAAGGCTATGCGGACGGGCTTGATCTGTCTCCGCTTGTAGAAACGGCGCGGCGGGTTTTGTCGAGGGCGTAG
- a CDS encoding cytochrome c oxidase subunit 3 — protein sequence MSTVAVTQAEMEQPWVQPSKGRVAMFCLIIAESAIFTIFVVAYVYNIGKSLYGPTPQQVLEVPIFNSICLLSSSLTIWLAERAIERNQVKNFGLWWAVTFILGAIFLVGTGVEWHKLIYEDGLTISTNLFGTTFYSLVGLHASHVIIGLCMLMVVLLFTITGHVREEHAERIQVLALYWHFVDAVWIVVFTVVYILGR from the coding sequence ATGAGCACTGTAGCAGTGACACAAGCTGAAATGGAACAGCCGTGGGTGCAGCCTTCCAAAGGGCGCGTCGCGATGTTCTGCCTCATTATTGCCGAGTCGGCCATCTTCACGATTTTCGTGGTGGCCTATGTCTACAACATCGGCAAAAGCCTCTACGGGCCGACGCCGCAGCAAGTGCTGGAGGTTCCAATCTTCAACTCGATCTGCCTGCTCTCAAGCAGCCTGACCATCTGGCTGGCAGAGCGCGCGATCGAGCGAAACCAGGTTAAGAACTTCGGGTTGTGGTGGGCGGTAACGTTTATTCTTGGCGCGATCTTCCTGGTTGGAACGGGCGTGGAATGGCACAAGCTGATTTACGAAGACGGTTTGACGATCAGCACGAATCTCTTCGGCACGACATTCTATTCGCTGGTGGGGTTGCACGCCTCGCACGTGATTATCGGCCTTTGCATGCTGATGGTCGTGCTTTTATTCACGATCACCGGGCATGTGCGCGAAGAGCATGCCGAACGTATTCAGGTTCTGGCTTTGTACTGGCACTTTGTCGACGCCGTCTGGATCGTTGTTTTCACCGTGGTCTACATCCTTGGTCGTTAG
- a CDS encoding N-acetylmannosamine-6-phosphate 2-epimerase, which yields MTTPENFPATLKNKLIVSCQALPGDPLDHLETLRRMAISVLRGGAGGLRANGADAIAAMRRETTLPIIGISKRFDDGKPDITPDFASAKSISDAGADIVGLDCSAGRFPTSEPWRPLLTRIRQELRRPVLADIATLEEALAAEQAGADAVATTMFGYTPETAGQRSINWTLVENLVKSLHLPVIVEGHVRQPDEVRRSFDLGAYAVVVGAAITQPEAITARFIAGMQS from the coding sequence ATGACAACACCCGAGAATTTCCCGGCCACTCTTAAAAACAAGCTGATCGTATCCTGCCAGGCGCTTCCCGGCGATCCGCTTGACCACCTTGAAACTCTCCGCCGTATGGCGATCTCTGTTCTTCGCGGGGGCGCCGGGGGTCTACGTGCAAACGGAGCCGATGCCATCGCAGCCATGCGGCGCGAAACCACACTCCCCATCATCGGCATCTCCAAGCGCTTCGACGACGGCAAACCGGACATCACCCCTGACTTCGCTTCAGCAAAATCCATCTCCGATGCCGGAGCCGATATCGTCGGCCTCGACTGCAGCGCTGGCCGCTTTCCAACCTCTGAACCTTGGCGTCCACTGCTCACCCGCATCCGGCAGGAACTGCGCCGCCCCGTTCTTGCCGATATTGCCACTCTCGAAGAAGCCCTCGCCGCCGAGCAGGCAGGAGCCGATGCCGTCGCCACAACCATGTTCGGATACACGCCGGAAACCGCAGGGCAGCGATCAATTAACTGGACGCTGGTAGAGAATCTGGTCAAGTCTCTGCATCTCCCCGTCATCGTTGAAGGCCACGTCCGCCAGCCGGATGAAGTCCGTCGCAGTTTCGATCTCGGCGCTTACGCCGTGGTCGTGGGCGCAGCCATCACCCAGCCGGAAGCCATCACCGCAAGATTCATCGCCGGCATGCAAAGCTGA
- the ctaD gene encoding cytochrome c oxidase subunit I — protein MADSTYPIPGAVEAPSRRWSQAAVLEWLNSWVTTVDHKKLGILYIVYAIFFLLVGGAEAIAIRIQLIQPNMHFLSPQVFNRIFTMHGTTMVFLFGMTYIFGFANYLIPLMIGARDMAFPRLNALSFWLTFFGGILLYYSFIGGGGLYGAGNAPDVMWWAYAPLTERAFSPGHAPDYWALSLIVTGFGTIGASINVISTAFCMRCKGMTLMRLPLLVWVMTVASGLALITITPLTAAQVMLLIDRYLGGHFFDTQAGGSAMIWAHFFWIFGHPEVYVLVLPAFAIANEVIPVFSRKAMFGYPAVVASSVAIAFVSLGVWAHHMFTIGMTSVGNAFFVLSTELVGIPTAIKIFNWLATMWGGKIRFATPMLFCTAFVIQFLLAGLTGIILSIAPWNWQLHNSYFVIAHFHYILVGAIAFCIFGGIYYWYPKVTGRMLSEKLGKWHFWLFVIGFHITFDVMHIPGILGMPRSIYTYEADRGWGTLNMIVSIGGIIQAIAVLIFAWNLISSYFKGKIAGNDPWDAWTLEWSTPSPPPVYNFATDPVVTSRRPLWDLKHPDDPDWHYE, from the coding sequence ATGGCAGATTCAACCTATCCGATTCCTGGCGCAGTGGAAGCGCCTTCCCGGCGCTGGTCACAGGCCGCCGTCCTTGAGTGGCTGAATAGCTGGGTGACCACGGTCGATCACAAGAAGCTGGGCATTCTCTACATTGTGTATGCGATCTTCTTTCTGCTCGTGGGCGGGGCAGAGGCGATCGCTATCCGGATTCAGCTCATTCAGCCCAACATGCACTTTCTCTCGCCACAGGTCTTCAACCGCATCTTCACGATGCACGGGACCACGATGGTGTTTCTATTCGGCATGACCTATATCTTCGGTTTCGCGAATTACCTGATTCCTCTGATGATCGGCGCGCGCGATATGGCGTTTCCCCGCCTGAATGCCCTCAGCTTTTGGCTGACATTTTTCGGCGGGATACTGCTTTATTACAGCTTTATCGGTGGAGGTGGACTTTATGGAGCGGGCAATGCTCCAGATGTGATGTGGTGGGCCTATGCGCCTCTCACGGAGCGCGCGTTTTCACCCGGTCACGCCCCTGATTACTGGGCGCTCTCGCTGATCGTCACTGGCTTCGGCACCATCGGCGCTTCCATCAATGTGATTTCTACAGCCTTCTGCATGCGTTGCAAAGGCATGACACTGATGCGGCTGCCGCTCCTTGTCTGGGTGATGACAGTGGCCTCAGGCCTGGCTCTTATAACGATTACGCCGCTGACCGCTGCGCAAGTCATGCTGCTGATCGACCGCTATCTCGGAGGACATTTCTTCGACACGCAGGCGGGAGGATCGGCTATGATCTGGGCGCATTTCTTCTGGATCTTCGGGCACCCGGAAGTCTACGTGCTCGTGCTGCCTGCCTTTGCGATTGCGAATGAAGTGATTCCCGTGTTCTCGCGTAAAGCGATGTTCGGATACCCGGCCGTGGTCGCGTCTTCGGTCGCAATCGCTTTTGTAAGCCTGGGCGTCTGGGCCCACCACATGTTCACCATAGGGATGACCTCGGTGGGCAATGCCTTCTTTGTACTCTCAACCGAATTGGTGGGCATCCCGACAGCGATCAAAATTTTCAACTGGCTGGCAACCATGTGGGGCGGCAAGATCCGCTTTGCCACGCCTATGCTTTTCTGCACGGCTTTCGTTATCCAGTTCCTGCTTGCGGGCCTCACCGGCATCATATTGTCCATAGCGCCTTGGAACTGGCAGCTGCACAACTCCTACTTTGTGATCGCGCATTTTCACTATATTTTGGTGGGTGCTATCGCCTTCTGTATTTTTGGTGGGATCTATTACTGGTATCCCAAGGTCACAGGACGCATGCTCAGCGAGAAGCTGGGCAAGTGGCATTTCTGGCTCTTCGTGATTGGTTTCCATATCACCTTTGATGTCATGCACATTCCTGGAATTCTGGGGATGCCTCGATCGATCTACACGTATGAGGCGGACCGCGGATGGGGAACGCTGAACATGATCGTCTCTATTGGCGGAATCATTCAGGCAATTGCGGTTCTGATCTTCGCGTGGAATCTTATTTCGTCCTATTTCAAGGGCAAGATTGCAGGGAATGATCCGTGGGATGCGTGGACGCTGGAGTGGTCTACGCCATCGCCGCCGCCGGTTTACAACTTTGCGACCGATCCGGTGGTAACAAGCCGCCGTCCATTGTGGGATTTGAAGCATCCGGACGATCCGGATTGGCACTATGAGTGA
- the coxB gene encoding cytochrome c oxidase subunit II: MLEKSVQYVLFRAKSWWLLFAFLICGAAFAEGPQATPSIFAPSSTPADEIYHLSLFVLTITGAIFVTVGGLLAFVVFRFRQRGEDDTTEPAQIYGSTQVELAWTVIPVLIVVVLFLTTARMIFAIQDAPKPKAALDVTVVGHQFWWEFNYPNLGIHAVNELHVPLSNQQSPTPTFLKLLSADVIHSFWVPQLAGKTDLLPNNVNELWVDPLHPGMYVGQCAQFCGVQHAKMLLRVYVDTPDQFAAWVKNQQQPAVADDSVAVGRHVFETQACMNCHTIKGTAATGRFGPDLTHLMSRDTLASGAMANTKENLREWIRHPDTFKEGALMPAMQLNDQQLDQITAYLATLR; this comes from the coding sequence ATGCTCGAAAAGAGTGTGCAGTACGTTTTGTTCCGTGCAAAGAGCTGGTGGCTGCTATTTGCATTCCTGATTTGTGGAGCAGCCTTTGCAGAAGGCCCACAGGCAACTCCCAGCATTTTCGCGCCCTCTTCCACGCCTGCTGACGAGATCTACCATCTCTCCCTCTTTGTCCTCACCATAACCGGCGCTATTTTTGTCACTGTCGGCGGCCTGCTTGCCTTCGTGGTCTTTCGCTTCCGGCAACGCGGCGAAGATGACACGACCGAGCCGGCGCAGATCTATGGGTCAACGCAGGTGGAGCTGGCATGGACGGTCATTCCTGTGCTGATCGTGGTAGTTCTCTTCCTGACGACGGCGCGCATGATCTTTGCCATTCAGGATGCTCCGAAGCCGAAAGCCGCTCTGGATGTAACGGTGGTGGGTCATCAATTCTGGTGGGAGTTCAATTATCCAAACCTCGGGATTCACGCGGTGAATGAACTGCATGTGCCGCTGAGCAACCAACAATCGCCTACGCCAACGTTTTTGAAGCTTCTCTCCGCAGACGTGATCCACAGTTTCTGGGTGCCACAGCTAGCGGGCAAGACTGATCTGCTTCCGAACAACGTGAACGAATTGTGGGTAGATCCGCTGCATCCCGGTATGTACGTGGGACAGTGCGCGCAGTTCTGTGGCGTGCAGCACGCGAAGATGCTGCTGCGCGTGTATGTCGATACGCCGGATCAGTTCGCCGCCTGGGTGAAGAACCAGCAGCAGCCTGCTGTGGCTGATGACAGCGTGGCAGTGGGACGGCATGTGTTCGAAACGCAGGCCTGCATGAACTGCCACACAATCAAGGGAACTGCGGCGACTGGCCGCTTCGGGCCGGACCTGACGCACCTGATGAGCCGCGACACTCTGGCTTCCGGCGCGATGGCAAATACCAAGGAGAATCTGCGCGAGTGGATCAGACACCCCGACACCTTTAAGGAGGGGGCGCTGATGCCCGCAATGCAGTTAAACGACCAGCAACTCGACCAGATAACGGCGTATTTGGCAACTCTTCGCTGA
- a CDS encoding FAD binding domain-containing protein — protein MQTFRYIQAKSIDAAVDASGKFIAGGTTLVDLMKLNVEKPAALVDINGLPLDRIEPTPDGGLKVGALVRNSDLAWNADVRQRYTVLSEALLAGASAQLRNMATTGGNLLQRTRCYYFRDTNYKCNKRESGSGCAALDGFHRIHAVLGTSEHCIATHPSDMAVAMMALEATVHTRGSKGERSIPLFDFYLVPGTTPDKENALEPGELITHVTLPALPQGTRSHYLKLRDRASYEFDLASAAVVVQLSGGRIQHARVAMGGVGTKPWRSKEAEQALQGREANEHTLRSAAEAALKPAKPLRDNAFKVELAKRAIVRALQVTTQTA, from the coding sequence ATGCAGACATTCCGCTATATCCAGGCGAAATCGATCGACGCAGCAGTAGACGCGAGCGGCAAATTTATTGCCGGAGGTACGACGCTGGTCGACCTGATGAAGCTCAACGTTGAGAAGCCAGCTGCATTGGTCGACATCAACGGGCTTCCCCTTGACCGCATTGAGCCAACTCCCGACGGCGGCCTCAAGGTTGGCGCCCTCGTGCGTAACAGCGATCTCGCGTGGAACGCTGACGTCAGGCAGCGCTACACAGTGCTCTCTGAGGCATTGCTCGCCGGCGCTTCCGCGCAACTGCGTAACATGGCAACCACCGGAGGCAATCTGCTGCAGCGCACCCGCTGCTACTACTTCCGCGACACGAACTACAAGTGCAACAAGCGCGAATCCGGATCCGGCTGCGCGGCCCTCGATGGCTTTCACCGCATCCACGCCGTTCTTGGCACAAGCGAACACTGCATCGCCACGCATCCATCGGATATGGCCGTGGCCATGATGGCTCTTGAAGCCACCGTACACACGCGCGGCTCCAAAGGCGAGCGCAGCATTCCACTCTTCGATTTCTACCTGGTTCCGGGCACTACTCCTGACAAGGAGAACGCGCTGGAGCCCGGCGAACTCATCACTCATGTCACGCTTCCTGCTCTGCCGCAGGGCACGCGATCGCACTATCTTAAGCTGCGCGACCGCGCCTCGTACGAGTTCGATCTGGCCTCGGCGGCAGTTGTAGTGCAACTCTCGGGTGGCCGCATTCAGCACGCCCGGGTGGCCATGGGCGGTGTTGGTACCAAGCCGTGGCGATCGAAAGAAGCCGAGCAGGCACTACAGGGCCGCGAAGCAAACGAGCACACACTCCGCTCGGCAGCAGAAGCGGCATTGAAGCCTGCAAAACCCTTGCGTGACAACGCATTCAAGGTTGAATTGGCCAAGCGGGCGATTGTCCGCGCTTTGCAAGTGACAACACAAACAGCCTGA
- a CDS encoding SIS domain-containing protein produces the protein MPQSLATRNFAHAMLREIYEQPEALAASIRNYVTDGSLKPEAFAAVAEALRGHQRVVIAASGSSRHAGLAGEIMLEDLAGLTVDVEYASEYCYRSTHTLQDPGVIVISQSGETADTLAALREGKSRGLKTVAITNNAASTMAREADASLPTVAGKEKAIPATKSFTTQLAVLYLLTLSMARLRGRMTAHSVSSLITQLEELPNLLESWLEAWEKQLHSVAEHTRNARGFLYLGRGIHYAIAREGALKLKESAYVQAEGYPAGELKHGPNALVSKDAPLVMIATRDENDPDSVLRYEKTVQLMKDMQAQGAEIIALASEGDAEVPKLAHFTIPIPRASEYLLTILEVVPLQLMAYFTAVLHGIDVDRPRNLVKAVVHE, from the coding sequence ATGCCGCAATCGCTTGCTACTCGCAATTTCGCCCACGCCATGCTGCGTGAGATCTATGAGCAGCCCGAAGCTCTTGCTGCCTCGATTCGCAACTACGTCACCGATGGTTCGCTCAAGCCGGAAGCCTTTGCCGCCGTTGCCGAGGCGCTGCGTGGCCACCAGCGTGTCGTGATCGCAGCCAGCGGATCGAGCCGCCACGCCGGGCTCGCCGGCGAAATCATGCTCGAAGACCTGGCCGGTCTCACCGTCGACGTTGAGTACGCGAGCGAATACTGCTACCGCTCCACGCACACTCTGCAGGACCCGGGCGTCATCGTCATCTCCCAATCTGGAGAAACCGCCGACACGCTCGCCGCTCTGCGCGAAGGCAAATCGCGCGGCCTCAAAACCGTCGCCATCACCAACAACGCCGCCTCCACCATGGCGCGCGAAGCCGACGCATCTCTTCCGACCGTCGCCGGAAAAGAAAAAGCGATTCCCGCGACGAAAAGCTTCACCACGCAGCTTGCGGTCCTCTATCTGCTCACGCTCTCGATGGCCCGGCTGCGCGGCAGAATGACGGCCCATTCCGTCTCCAGCCTGATTACTCAACTGGAAGAGCTGCCAAACCTGCTCGAGTCCTGGCTCGAAGCCTGGGAGAAGCAGTTGCACTCCGTCGCCGAGCATACGCGCAACGCTCGTGGCTTCCTCTATCTCGGACGCGGCATCCACTACGCCATCGCCCGCGAAGGCGCGCTCAAGCTGAAAGAATCGGCCTACGTGCAGGCCGAAGGCTATCCTGCCGGCGAACTCAAGCACGGCCCAAACGCCCTCGTCAGCAAGGACGCCCCCCTGGTGATGATTGCGACCCGCGACGAAAACGATCCCGACTCCGTCCTGCGCTATGAAAAAACGGTGCAGCTGATGAAAGACATGCAGGCGCAGGGAGCCGAGATCATTGCTCTTGCCTCAGAAGGCGACGCCGAAGTGCCTAAGCTCGCGCACTTCACTATCCCCATCCCCCGTGCCAGCGAATACCTTCTGACCATCCTCGAAGTAGTCCCGCTCCAGCTGATGGCGTACTTCACGGCAGTCCTGCACGGCATCGACGTGGACAGACCGCGAAATCTCGTGAAAGCAGTCGTGCACGAATAG
- a CDS encoding GntR family transcriptional regulator codes for MPKSRTTNESTFHPLDKNGFIPLYFQIQRALMEKIQSGELSEGDPLASEEELSRYYQVSRMTARQALHGLKTSGYAFSEKGRGTFVTRPKLEKNIMHLQGFTEEMRQRGMKPSSKLLEQTVRTPDEDLAQRLKLDASDKVVHLRRLRLADGIPMAIEDSHIPLKQFPGLDRIDFAKHSLYQTLRERYGVRVGYADEIIEALLATKEESELLTIPRKSSVLSIMRVIMTTQETPVEAACSRYRSDRYRASIRVPMTAIE; via the coding sequence GTGCCTAAGAGCCGCACAACCAACGAGTCCACGTTCCATCCGTTAGACAAGAACGGATTTATTCCCCTTTACTTCCAGATTCAGCGCGCTCTGATGGAGAAGATTCAGTCGGGAGAGCTTTCCGAAGGCGATCCTCTGGCCTCGGAAGAGGAGTTGTCGCGGTACTACCAGGTGAGCCGCATGACGGCGCGGCAGGCGCTTCATGGGTTGAAGACGAGCGGCTATGCTTTCAGCGAAAAAGGGCGCGGCACATTTGTAACTCGTCCAAAACTTGAAAAAAACATCATGCACCTGCAGGGCTTTACCGAGGAGATGCGGCAGCGCGGCATGAAGCCTAGTTCGAAGCTGCTGGAGCAGACAGTGCGGACGCCGGATGAGGACCTGGCGCAGCGGCTGAAACTCGATGCCAGCGATAAGGTTGTGCATCTGCGCCGGCTTCGCCTGGCGGATGGGATTCCGATGGCAATTGAGGATTCGCATATTCCGCTGAAGCAATTTCCCGGGTTGGATCGGATTGATTTTGCCAAGCACTCGCTGTACCAGACTCTGCGCGAGCGCTACGGCGTGCGCGTGGGGTATGCAGACGAAATCATCGAAGCTCTACTAGCGACGAAAGAAGAGTCGGAGTTGTTGACGATTCCGCGGAAGTCGAGTGTGCTCTCAATTATGCGCGTGATCATGACGACGCAGGAAACGCCCGTAGAAGCGGCGTGCTCACGCTACCGGTCGGACCGTTATCGCGCGTCAATTCGCGTTCCGATGACAGCAATCGAATAG